Proteins encoded within one genomic window of Siniperca chuatsi isolate FFG_IHB_CAS linkage group LG4, ASM2008510v1, whole genome shotgun sequence:
- the LOC122874748 gene encoding uncharacterized protein YMR317W isoform X1, translated as MEETELQPGDTSSQSFQKLPLWIIEYVWAHKRTDIQEVVDPSTWPEVDSQPLSLEDSWRLRVASAHVYSIVKNRDMAHFERVMGFLEATYRLLPRLVAPIKHMKIMFGLKTMVIMWMLREGRGIVDTVFKISQFFPSKLPQYRDKCSQHEMFLMRKNHVDFKALAQALAMDKDKLEDYIKNQMEKQYGEHYAQKVEDRLLHYLHELETVLPGETYIDKILKKESPVTEEEKLLLEVITSDSTTIATTLKKLLHCDVASCRPGRVSQSSERNAKNGMESSQLSKSVLYGSSSKALLKSVEAKTPLEFQPEVFRGGEEPDQYVSKDSPLFLENDNGSDIRRHQQTEEDGEVVKSVEKESSDKENGKISQRSSERVHKAASSPQFCSKHQRWVKSILQECPDECSEELLLQANVSSSPLLFQSSSSTSSSQDLTPSNLIPCPPDQQHPPSQTSTHLQTAAQASEQTNPEDMLSSRSPGSASDTSKMEPLPQPSSSRDTLLPALWSPVVRLIDIACIRGIYPTFKPHQESPNHFTMSSNKQAASTSSPQVLTSPHRHTSGNDTIFQGTTEDSTFDQPETVAPTNPPKTMHKVQTAPVSQDASTSTRCQTPTRQSSSRLSRKFRRTCTTTRHSQALGEFSQNPLAEQLEKTPTTFWTSCSPLPNDFNVSGPPTQDASTSTSQSGTLSTVCTANQIPLSTESSQQVVPQNSIKPHSQTHNISPFQSKTLPCVTVLSSTSNSNCLAVRSETSRVQRTQLRISLPSQVVLLQSKLLQPYVSLTRLSAQECYQVTKGRSSTKYVEPVVQDSNNYSDEDRKDEEEAADSSFDLNILYSSHSSKSDSEDSLDWDPDYKPCIKKKRLLLEYETARNLNHI; from the exons ATGGAAGAAACAGAGCTGCAGCCTGGCGATACAAGTTCACAGAGCTTTCAGAAGTTACCGCTGTGGATCATAGAGTATGTCTGGGCTCACAAGAGGACGGATATACAGGAAG TTGTGGACCCTTCCACTTGGCCAGAAGTGGACTCCCAGCCTCTGAGCCTTGAAGATTCATGGAGGCTGCGTGTTGCCTCTGCCCATGTATATTCCATCGTGAAGAACAGGGACATGGCACACTTTGAGAGAGTGATGGGCTTTCTGGAAGCCACTTACAGACTTCTACCCAGACTGGTGGCTCCCATCAAACACATGAAGATCATGTTTGGCCTCAAGACCATG GTAATTATGTGGATGCTCAGGGAGGGCAGAGGAATTGTTGATACTGTGTTTAAAATCAGCCAGTTCTTCCCAAGTAAACTACCTCAATACCGAGATAAATGT AGCCAACATGAAATGTTCCTAATGAGGAAGAACCATGTGGATTTCAAGGCTCTGGCACAAGCACTAGCTATGGACAAGGACAAACTTGAAGATTATATTAAG AATCAGATGGAGAAGCAGTATGGTGAACATTATGCCCAGAAAGTAGAGGACCGGCTGCTACATTATCTACATGAGTTGGAGACTGTGTTACCAGGAGAAACCTACATTGATaag ATACTGAAGAAAGAAAGTCCTGTGACTGAAGAGGAGAAGCTATTGTTGGAAGTAATTACCTCTGACTCCACAACCATAGCAACAACTCTAAAGAAACTGCTGCACTGTG ACGTTGCTTCCTGTCGTCCGGGCAGGGTTTCTCAGTCATCAGAACGGAATGCAAAGAATGGAATGGAAAGCTCTCAACTCTCAAAGTCTGTTCTGTATGGCAGCTCCTCAAAGGCTCTCCTCAAGTCAGTGGAAGCCAAAACTCCCCTAGAGTTTCAGCCAGAGGTTTTtaggggaggagaggagcctGACCAATATGTATCCAAGGACAGCCCTCTTTTTTTGGAGAATGACAACGGTTCAGACATTAGGAGACACCAACAAACGGAGGAGGATGGTGAAGTAGTCAAGAGtgtggagaaagagagcagtGACAAGGAAAATGGCAAAATCAGTCAGAGAAGCAGTGAACGTGTTCATAAGGCCGCCTCCTCTCCTCAGTTCTGCTCCAAGCACCAGCGATGGGTGAAGAGCATCCTGCAGGAGTGTCCTGACGAGTGCTCTGAAGAGTTGCTGCTTCAGGCCAATGTTTCTTCATCTCCCCTGCTGTTCCAGTCATCCTCATCTACCTCTTCATCACAAGACCTCACACCCTCTAACCTCATCCCATGCCCCCCTGACCAGCAACATCCACCTTCACAGACCTCCACCCATCTTCAGACAGCAGCCCAGGCATCTGAACAAACAAACCCAGAAGATATGCTGAGCTCTAGGTCACCTGGATCAGCAAGCGATACCTCTAAAATGGAACCTCTACCTCAGCCGTCTTCATCCAGAGACACTCTGCTGCCCGCCCTTTGGTCGCCAGTGGTCCGATTGATAGACATTGCCTGCATCAGAGGGATCTACCCTACCTTTAAACCCCATCAAGAATCTCCAAATCACTTCACCATGTCTAGTAACAAACAGGCAGCTTCTACTTCCAGTCCTCAGGTACTAACCTCTCCACACCGCCATACCTCAGGGAATGACACCATATTTCAGGGAACAACGGAAGACTCTACGTTCGACCAGCCAGAAACTGTGGCCCCAACAAATCCCCCGAAAACAATGCACAAAGTACAAACAGCTCCTGTATCTCAGGATGCATCCACTTCTACCAGGTGTCAAACACCAACTCGACAGTCTTCATCCAGACTTTCAAGGAAGTTCAGACGGACTTGTACTACCACCAGACATTCACAGGCTCTGGGCGAATTCAGTCAAAACCCTTTAGCTGAGCAGTTAGAAAAGACCCCAACTACCTTTTGGACAAGTTGTTCACCCTTGCCCAATGACTTCAATGTCTCTGGGCCTCCTACACAAGATgcttctacttctacttctcAATCAGGGACTCTATCCACAGTCTGTACTGCTAACCAAATCCCTTTATCTACTGAATCATCTCAACAAGTTGTCCCTCAGAACTCCATCAAACCTCATTCTCAGACACACAACATCAGTCCTTTTCAATCAAAGACCCTACCATGCGTCACTGTCTTATCCTCTACTTCCAACTCTAATTGCCTGGCTGTCAGGTCTGAGACCAGCAGAGTCCAAAGAACCCAGCTGAGGATATCACTACCTAGTCAGGTTGTGCTGCTGCAGTCCAAGCTGCTACAGCCCTATGTGAGTCTTACCAGGCTGAGCGCTCAGGAGTGTTACCAAGTCACCAAGGGGAGATCCTCAACCAAGTATGTAGAGCCTGTGGTACAAGACAGCAATAATTACAGCGATGAGGACAGGAAGGATGAGGAAGAAGCTGCAGATTCTTCTTTTGATCTGAATATTCTTTACTCCAGCCATTCTTCAAAGAGTGACAGCGAGGACTCTCTTGATTGGGACCCTGACTACAAACCTtgcattaaaaagaaaagacttcTCTTAGAGTATGAGACTGCAAGGAACCTGAATCATATATGA
- the LOC122874748 gene encoding uncharacterized protein YMR317W isoform X2, producing the protein MEETELQPGDTSSQSFQKLPLWIIEYVWAHKRTDIQEVVDPSTWPEVDSQPLSLEDSWRLRVASAHVYSIVKNRDMAHFERVMGFLEATYRLLPRLVAPIKHMKIMFGLKTMSQHEMFLMRKNHVDFKALAQALAMDKDKLEDYIKNQMEKQYGEHYAQKVEDRLLHYLHELETVLPGETYIDKILKKESPVTEEEKLLLEVITSDSTTIATTLKKLLHCDVASCRPGRVSQSSERNAKNGMESSQLSKSVLYGSSSKALLKSVEAKTPLEFQPEVFRGGEEPDQYVSKDSPLFLENDNGSDIRRHQQTEEDGEVVKSVEKESSDKENGKISQRSSERVHKAASSPQFCSKHQRWVKSILQECPDECSEELLLQANVSSSPLLFQSSSSTSSSQDLTPSNLIPCPPDQQHPPSQTSTHLQTAAQASEQTNPEDMLSSRSPGSASDTSKMEPLPQPSSSRDTLLPALWSPVVRLIDIACIRGIYPTFKPHQESPNHFTMSSNKQAASTSSPQVLTSPHRHTSGNDTIFQGTTEDSTFDQPETVAPTNPPKTMHKVQTAPVSQDASTSTRCQTPTRQSSSRLSRKFRRTCTTTRHSQALGEFSQNPLAEQLEKTPTTFWTSCSPLPNDFNVSGPPTQDASTSTSQSGTLSTVCTANQIPLSTESSQQVVPQNSIKPHSQTHNISPFQSKTLPCVTVLSSTSNSNCLAVRSETSRVQRTQLRISLPSQVVLLQSKLLQPYVSLTRLSAQECYQVTKGRSSTKYVEPVVQDSNNYSDEDRKDEEEAADSSFDLNILYSSHSSKSDSEDSLDWDPDYKPCIKKKRLLLEYETARNLNHI; encoded by the exons ATGGAAGAAACAGAGCTGCAGCCTGGCGATACAAGTTCACAGAGCTTTCAGAAGTTACCGCTGTGGATCATAGAGTATGTCTGGGCTCACAAGAGGACGGATATACAGGAAG TTGTGGACCCTTCCACTTGGCCAGAAGTGGACTCCCAGCCTCTGAGCCTTGAAGATTCATGGAGGCTGCGTGTTGCCTCTGCCCATGTATATTCCATCGTGAAGAACAGGGACATGGCACACTTTGAGAGAGTGATGGGCTTTCTGGAAGCCACTTACAGACTTCTACCCAGACTGGTGGCTCCCATCAAACACATGAAGATCATGTTTGGCCTCAAGACCATG AGCCAACATGAAATGTTCCTAATGAGGAAGAACCATGTGGATTTCAAGGCTCTGGCACAAGCACTAGCTATGGACAAGGACAAACTTGAAGATTATATTAAG AATCAGATGGAGAAGCAGTATGGTGAACATTATGCCCAGAAAGTAGAGGACCGGCTGCTACATTATCTACATGAGTTGGAGACTGTGTTACCAGGAGAAACCTACATTGATaag ATACTGAAGAAAGAAAGTCCTGTGACTGAAGAGGAGAAGCTATTGTTGGAAGTAATTACCTCTGACTCCACAACCATAGCAACAACTCTAAAGAAACTGCTGCACTGTG ACGTTGCTTCCTGTCGTCCGGGCAGGGTTTCTCAGTCATCAGAACGGAATGCAAAGAATGGAATGGAAAGCTCTCAACTCTCAAAGTCTGTTCTGTATGGCAGCTCCTCAAAGGCTCTCCTCAAGTCAGTGGAAGCCAAAACTCCCCTAGAGTTTCAGCCAGAGGTTTTtaggggaggagaggagcctGACCAATATGTATCCAAGGACAGCCCTCTTTTTTTGGAGAATGACAACGGTTCAGACATTAGGAGACACCAACAAACGGAGGAGGATGGTGAAGTAGTCAAGAGtgtggagaaagagagcagtGACAAGGAAAATGGCAAAATCAGTCAGAGAAGCAGTGAACGTGTTCATAAGGCCGCCTCCTCTCCTCAGTTCTGCTCCAAGCACCAGCGATGGGTGAAGAGCATCCTGCAGGAGTGTCCTGACGAGTGCTCTGAAGAGTTGCTGCTTCAGGCCAATGTTTCTTCATCTCCCCTGCTGTTCCAGTCATCCTCATCTACCTCTTCATCACAAGACCTCACACCCTCTAACCTCATCCCATGCCCCCCTGACCAGCAACATCCACCTTCACAGACCTCCACCCATCTTCAGACAGCAGCCCAGGCATCTGAACAAACAAACCCAGAAGATATGCTGAGCTCTAGGTCACCTGGATCAGCAAGCGATACCTCTAAAATGGAACCTCTACCTCAGCCGTCTTCATCCAGAGACACTCTGCTGCCCGCCCTTTGGTCGCCAGTGGTCCGATTGATAGACATTGCCTGCATCAGAGGGATCTACCCTACCTTTAAACCCCATCAAGAATCTCCAAATCACTTCACCATGTCTAGTAACAAACAGGCAGCTTCTACTTCCAGTCCTCAGGTACTAACCTCTCCACACCGCCATACCTCAGGGAATGACACCATATTTCAGGGAACAACGGAAGACTCTACGTTCGACCAGCCAGAAACTGTGGCCCCAACAAATCCCCCGAAAACAATGCACAAAGTACAAACAGCTCCTGTATCTCAGGATGCATCCACTTCTACCAGGTGTCAAACACCAACTCGACAGTCTTCATCCAGACTTTCAAGGAAGTTCAGACGGACTTGTACTACCACCAGACATTCACAGGCTCTGGGCGAATTCAGTCAAAACCCTTTAGCTGAGCAGTTAGAAAAGACCCCAACTACCTTTTGGACAAGTTGTTCACCCTTGCCCAATGACTTCAATGTCTCTGGGCCTCCTACACAAGATgcttctacttctacttctcAATCAGGGACTCTATCCACAGTCTGTACTGCTAACCAAATCCCTTTATCTACTGAATCATCTCAACAAGTTGTCCCTCAGAACTCCATCAAACCTCATTCTCAGACACACAACATCAGTCCTTTTCAATCAAAGACCCTACCATGCGTCACTGTCTTATCCTCTACTTCCAACTCTAATTGCCTGGCTGTCAGGTCTGAGACCAGCAGAGTCCAAAGAACCCAGCTGAGGATATCACTACCTAGTCAGGTTGTGCTGCTGCAGTCCAAGCTGCTACAGCCCTATGTGAGTCTTACCAGGCTGAGCGCTCAGGAGTGTTACCAAGTCACCAAGGGGAGATCCTCAACCAAGTATGTAGAGCCTGTGGTACAAGACAGCAATAATTACAGCGATGAGGACAGGAAGGATGAGGAAGAAGCTGCAGATTCTTCTTTTGATCTGAATATTCTTTACTCCAGCCATTCTTCAAAGAGTGACAGCGAGGACTCTCTTGATTGGGACCCTGACTACAAACCTtgcattaaaaagaaaagacttcTCTTAGAGTATGAGACTGCAAGGAACCTGAATCATATATGA
- the LOC122874748 gene encoding A-agglutinin anchorage subunit isoform X3: MSGLTRGRIYRKVIMWMLREGRGIVDTVFKISQFFPSKLPQYRDKCSQHEMFLMRKNHVDFKALAQALAMDKDKLEDYIKNQMEKQYGEHYAQKVEDRLLHYLHELETVLPGETYIDKILKKESPVTEEEKLLLEVITSDSTTIATTLKKLLHCDVASCRPGRVSQSSERNAKNGMESSQLSKSVLYGSSSKALLKSVEAKTPLEFQPEVFRGGEEPDQYVSKDSPLFLENDNGSDIRRHQQTEEDGEVVKSVEKESSDKENGKISQRSSERVHKAASSPQFCSKHQRWVKSILQECPDECSEELLLQANVSSSPLLFQSSSSTSSSQDLTPSNLIPCPPDQQHPPSQTSTHLQTAAQASEQTNPEDMLSSRSPGSASDTSKMEPLPQPSSSRDTLLPALWSPVVRLIDIACIRGIYPTFKPHQESPNHFTMSSNKQAASTSSPQVLTSPHRHTSGNDTIFQGTTEDSTFDQPETVAPTNPPKTMHKVQTAPVSQDASTSTRCQTPTRQSSSRLSRKFRRTCTTTRHSQALGEFSQNPLAEQLEKTPTTFWTSCSPLPNDFNVSGPPTQDASTSTSQSGTLSTVCTANQIPLSTESSQQVVPQNSIKPHSQTHNISPFQSKTLPCVTVLSSTSNSNCLAVRSETSRVQRTQLRISLPSQVVLLQSKLLQPYVSLTRLSAQECYQVTKGRSSTKYVEPVVQDSNNYSDEDRKDEEEAADSSFDLNILYSSHSSKSDSEDSLDWDPDYKPCIKKKRLLLEYETARNLNHI; this comes from the exons ATGTCTGGGCTCACAAGAGGACGGATATACAGGAAG GTAATTATGTGGATGCTCAGGGAGGGCAGAGGAATTGTTGATACTGTGTTTAAAATCAGCCAGTTCTTCCCAAGTAAACTACCTCAATACCGAGATAAATGT AGCCAACATGAAATGTTCCTAATGAGGAAGAACCATGTGGATTTCAAGGCTCTGGCACAAGCACTAGCTATGGACAAGGACAAACTTGAAGATTATATTAAG AATCAGATGGAGAAGCAGTATGGTGAACATTATGCCCAGAAAGTAGAGGACCGGCTGCTACATTATCTACATGAGTTGGAGACTGTGTTACCAGGAGAAACCTACATTGATaag ATACTGAAGAAAGAAAGTCCTGTGACTGAAGAGGAGAAGCTATTGTTGGAAGTAATTACCTCTGACTCCACAACCATAGCAACAACTCTAAAGAAACTGCTGCACTGTG ACGTTGCTTCCTGTCGTCCGGGCAGGGTTTCTCAGTCATCAGAACGGAATGCAAAGAATGGAATGGAAAGCTCTCAACTCTCAAAGTCTGTTCTGTATGGCAGCTCCTCAAAGGCTCTCCTCAAGTCAGTGGAAGCCAAAACTCCCCTAGAGTTTCAGCCAGAGGTTTTtaggggaggagaggagcctGACCAATATGTATCCAAGGACAGCCCTCTTTTTTTGGAGAATGACAACGGTTCAGACATTAGGAGACACCAACAAACGGAGGAGGATGGTGAAGTAGTCAAGAGtgtggagaaagagagcagtGACAAGGAAAATGGCAAAATCAGTCAGAGAAGCAGTGAACGTGTTCATAAGGCCGCCTCCTCTCCTCAGTTCTGCTCCAAGCACCAGCGATGGGTGAAGAGCATCCTGCAGGAGTGTCCTGACGAGTGCTCTGAAGAGTTGCTGCTTCAGGCCAATGTTTCTTCATCTCCCCTGCTGTTCCAGTCATCCTCATCTACCTCTTCATCACAAGACCTCACACCCTCTAACCTCATCCCATGCCCCCCTGACCAGCAACATCCACCTTCACAGACCTCCACCCATCTTCAGACAGCAGCCCAGGCATCTGAACAAACAAACCCAGAAGATATGCTGAGCTCTAGGTCACCTGGATCAGCAAGCGATACCTCTAAAATGGAACCTCTACCTCAGCCGTCTTCATCCAGAGACACTCTGCTGCCCGCCCTTTGGTCGCCAGTGGTCCGATTGATAGACATTGCCTGCATCAGAGGGATCTACCCTACCTTTAAACCCCATCAAGAATCTCCAAATCACTTCACCATGTCTAGTAACAAACAGGCAGCTTCTACTTCCAGTCCTCAGGTACTAACCTCTCCACACCGCCATACCTCAGGGAATGACACCATATTTCAGGGAACAACGGAAGACTCTACGTTCGACCAGCCAGAAACTGTGGCCCCAACAAATCCCCCGAAAACAATGCACAAAGTACAAACAGCTCCTGTATCTCAGGATGCATCCACTTCTACCAGGTGTCAAACACCAACTCGACAGTCTTCATCCAGACTTTCAAGGAAGTTCAGACGGACTTGTACTACCACCAGACATTCACAGGCTCTGGGCGAATTCAGTCAAAACCCTTTAGCTGAGCAGTTAGAAAAGACCCCAACTACCTTTTGGACAAGTTGTTCACCCTTGCCCAATGACTTCAATGTCTCTGGGCCTCCTACACAAGATgcttctacttctacttctcAATCAGGGACTCTATCCACAGTCTGTACTGCTAACCAAATCCCTTTATCTACTGAATCATCTCAACAAGTTGTCCCTCAGAACTCCATCAAACCTCATTCTCAGACACACAACATCAGTCCTTTTCAATCAAAGACCCTACCATGCGTCACTGTCTTATCCTCTACTTCCAACTCTAATTGCCTGGCTGTCAGGTCTGAGACCAGCAGAGTCCAAAGAACCCAGCTGAGGATATCACTACCTAGTCAGGTTGTGCTGCTGCAGTCCAAGCTGCTACAGCCCTATGTGAGTCTTACCAGGCTGAGCGCTCAGGAGTGTTACCAAGTCACCAAGGGGAGATCCTCAACCAAGTATGTAGAGCCTGTGGTACAAGACAGCAATAATTACAGCGATGAGGACAGGAAGGATGAGGAAGAAGCTGCAGATTCTTCTTTTGATCTGAATATTCTTTACTCCAGCCATTCTTCAAAGAGTGACAGCGAGGACTCTCTTGATTGGGACCCTGACTACAAACCTtgcattaaaaagaaaagacttcTCTTAGAGTATGAGACTGCAAGGAACCTGAATCATATATGA
- the LOC122874748 gene encoding A-agglutinin anchorage subunit isoform X4 produces the protein MSGLTRGRIYRKSQHEMFLMRKNHVDFKALAQALAMDKDKLEDYIKNQMEKQYGEHYAQKVEDRLLHYLHELETVLPGETYIDKILKKESPVTEEEKLLLEVITSDSTTIATTLKKLLHCDVASCRPGRVSQSSERNAKNGMESSQLSKSVLYGSSSKALLKSVEAKTPLEFQPEVFRGGEEPDQYVSKDSPLFLENDNGSDIRRHQQTEEDGEVVKSVEKESSDKENGKISQRSSERVHKAASSPQFCSKHQRWVKSILQECPDECSEELLLQANVSSSPLLFQSSSSTSSSQDLTPSNLIPCPPDQQHPPSQTSTHLQTAAQASEQTNPEDMLSSRSPGSASDTSKMEPLPQPSSSRDTLLPALWSPVVRLIDIACIRGIYPTFKPHQESPNHFTMSSNKQAASTSSPQVLTSPHRHTSGNDTIFQGTTEDSTFDQPETVAPTNPPKTMHKVQTAPVSQDASTSTRCQTPTRQSSSRLSRKFRRTCTTTRHSQALGEFSQNPLAEQLEKTPTTFWTSCSPLPNDFNVSGPPTQDASTSTSQSGTLSTVCTANQIPLSTESSQQVVPQNSIKPHSQTHNISPFQSKTLPCVTVLSSTSNSNCLAVRSETSRVQRTQLRISLPSQVVLLQSKLLQPYVSLTRLSAQECYQVTKGRSSTKYVEPVVQDSNNYSDEDRKDEEEAADSSFDLNILYSSHSSKSDSEDSLDWDPDYKPCIKKKRLLLEYETARNLNHI, from the exons ATGTCTGGGCTCACAAGAGGACGGATATACAGGAAG AGCCAACATGAAATGTTCCTAATGAGGAAGAACCATGTGGATTTCAAGGCTCTGGCACAAGCACTAGCTATGGACAAGGACAAACTTGAAGATTATATTAAG AATCAGATGGAGAAGCAGTATGGTGAACATTATGCCCAGAAAGTAGAGGACCGGCTGCTACATTATCTACATGAGTTGGAGACTGTGTTACCAGGAGAAACCTACATTGATaag ATACTGAAGAAAGAAAGTCCTGTGACTGAAGAGGAGAAGCTATTGTTGGAAGTAATTACCTCTGACTCCACAACCATAGCAACAACTCTAAAGAAACTGCTGCACTGTG ACGTTGCTTCCTGTCGTCCGGGCAGGGTTTCTCAGTCATCAGAACGGAATGCAAAGAATGGAATGGAAAGCTCTCAACTCTCAAAGTCTGTTCTGTATGGCAGCTCCTCAAAGGCTCTCCTCAAGTCAGTGGAAGCCAAAACTCCCCTAGAGTTTCAGCCAGAGGTTTTtaggggaggagaggagcctGACCAATATGTATCCAAGGACAGCCCTCTTTTTTTGGAGAATGACAACGGTTCAGACATTAGGAGACACCAACAAACGGAGGAGGATGGTGAAGTAGTCAAGAGtgtggagaaagagagcagtGACAAGGAAAATGGCAAAATCAGTCAGAGAAGCAGTGAACGTGTTCATAAGGCCGCCTCCTCTCCTCAGTTCTGCTCCAAGCACCAGCGATGGGTGAAGAGCATCCTGCAGGAGTGTCCTGACGAGTGCTCTGAAGAGTTGCTGCTTCAGGCCAATGTTTCTTCATCTCCCCTGCTGTTCCAGTCATCCTCATCTACCTCTTCATCACAAGACCTCACACCCTCTAACCTCATCCCATGCCCCCCTGACCAGCAACATCCACCTTCACAGACCTCCACCCATCTTCAGACAGCAGCCCAGGCATCTGAACAAACAAACCCAGAAGATATGCTGAGCTCTAGGTCACCTGGATCAGCAAGCGATACCTCTAAAATGGAACCTCTACCTCAGCCGTCTTCATCCAGAGACACTCTGCTGCCCGCCCTTTGGTCGCCAGTGGTCCGATTGATAGACATTGCCTGCATCAGAGGGATCTACCCTACCTTTAAACCCCATCAAGAATCTCCAAATCACTTCACCATGTCTAGTAACAAACAGGCAGCTTCTACTTCCAGTCCTCAGGTACTAACCTCTCCACACCGCCATACCTCAGGGAATGACACCATATTTCAGGGAACAACGGAAGACTCTACGTTCGACCAGCCAGAAACTGTGGCCCCAACAAATCCCCCGAAAACAATGCACAAAGTACAAACAGCTCCTGTATCTCAGGATGCATCCACTTCTACCAGGTGTCAAACACCAACTCGACAGTCTTCATCCAGACTTTCAAGGAAGTTCAGACGGACTTGTACTACCACCAGACATTCACAGGCTCTGGGCGAATTCAGTCAAAACCCTTTAGCTGAGCAGTTAGAAAAGACCCCAACTACCTTTTGGACAAGTTGTTCACCCTTGCCCAATGACTTCAATGTCTCTGGGCCTCCTACACAAGATgcttctacttctacttctcAATCAGGGACTCTATCCACAGTCTGTACTGCTAACCAAATCCCTTTATCTACTGAATCATCTCAACAAGTTGTCCCTCAGAACTCCATCAAACCTCATTCTCAGACACACAACATCAGTCCTTTTCAATCAAAGACCCTACCATGCGTCACTGTCTTATCCTCTACTTCCAACTCTAATTGCCTGGCTGTCAGGTCTGAGACCAGCAGAGTCCAAAGAACCCAGCTGAGGATATCACTACCTAGTCAGGTTGTGCTGCTGCAGTCCAAGCTGCTACAGCCCTATGTGAGTCTTACCAGGCTGAGCGCTCAGGAGTGTTACCAAGTCACCAAGGGGAGATCCTCAACCAAGTATGTAGAGCCTGTGGTACAAGACAGCAATAATTACAGCGATGAGGACAGGAAGGATGAGGAAGAAGCTGCAGATTCTTCTTTTGATCTGAATATTCTTTACTCCAGCCATTCTTCAAAGAGTGACAGCGAGGACTCTCTTGATTGGGACCCTGACTACAAACCTtgcattaaaaagaaaagacttcTCTTAGAGTATGAGACTGCAAGGAACCTGAATCATATATGA